From Blastocatellia bacterium, a single genomic window includes:
- a CDS encoding DUF1801 domain-containing protein, giving the protein MSTEFDDLLSSYHPNIQAIARRVRALIFDVVPDVSEHVYPVLKVIRYGLEGNKMAGLVFFLMPHKERVNLGFNHGTSLPDPKGLLEGTGKNLRHVKLGDEEAVSNPALRGLLKAELLEARRRRHGRA; this is encoded by the coding sequence ATGAGCACAGAATTTGATGATTTACTCTCTTCCTACCATCCCAATATCCAGGCCATCGCACGTAGAGTGCGCGCTCTGATCTTTGACGTTGTGCCTGACGTGTCAGAGCATGTCTACCCAGTGCTGAAAGTCATCAGGTATGGATTGGAGGGAAACAAGATGGCTGGATTAGTGTTCTTCCTCATGCCGCACAAAGAACGTGTGAACTTAGGTTTCAATCACGGAACGTCATTGCCAGACCCGAAAGGACTGCTTGAGGGCACGGGAAAGAATCTGAGGCATGTGAAGCTGGGGGATGAGGAGGCAGTAAGTAATCCGGCGTTGCGTGGGCTGCTTAAGGCGGAGCTATTGGAGGCGAGGCGTCGGCGGCATGGACGCGCCTAA